In Nitrosospira briensis C-128, a genomic segment contains:
- a CDS encoding FAD assembly factor SdhE: MRKLERARWRCRRGLLELDIVLQRFMDAYYAKLDEAELRQFEILLDLPDNDLWDMIALKKEAEDMRLKPVLHLLQTI, from the coding sequence ATGAGGAAACTGGAGCGTGCTCGATGGCGTTGTCGTCGTGGCCTGCTGGAGCTGGATATCGTGCTGCAACGGTTTATGGATGCGTATTACGCTAAACTGGATGAAGCTGAACTCCGGCAATTTGAAATATTGCTGGATCTTCCCGATAATGACTTGTGGGATATGATCGCGCTAAAAAAAGAAGCGGAGGATATGAGACTGAAACCCGTACTGCATCTCTTGCAGACTATTTAA
- a CDS encoding succinate dehydrogenase iron-sulfur subunit has protein sequence MKFSIFRFDPDKDEKPYMQDYDVALEPADRMLLDALIRIKTVDDSLSLRRSCREGVCGSDGMNINGRNGLACITPVAGLKEPVELRPLPGLPVIRDLIVDMTQFFQQYHSIKPYLINNDPPPETERLQSPEDRAKLDGLYECILCACCSTACPSFWWNPDKFVGPAGLLQAYRFLADSRDQATAERLDYLEDPYRLFRCHSIMNCVDVCPKELNPTSAIGRIKDMMVKRTV, from the coding sequence ATGAAATTCTCCATTTTTCGCTTCGATCCCGACAAGGACGAAAAACCTTATATGCAGGATTATGATGTCGCGCTGGAACCGGCCGACAGGATGCTGCTGGATGCGCTCATCCGGATAAAAACCGTGGACGACAGCTTGAGTTTGCGTCGTTCCTGCCGGGAAGGGGTATGCGGATCGGACGGGATGAATATCAACGGGCGCAATGGATTGGCGTGCATTACCCCTGTCGCCGGATTGAAAGAGCCCGTGGAACTGCGGCCATTGCCAGGGCTCCCCGTGATACGCGACCTGATCGTGGATATGACGCAATTTTTCCAGCAGTATCATTCGATCAAGCCTTACCTCATCAACAATGACCCCCCCCCGGAAACCGAGCGGTTGCAATCGCCTGAAGACCGGGCAAAGCTGGATGGACTATACGAATGCATACTCTGCGCATGCTGCTCCACTGCGTGTCCTTCATTCTGGTGGAATCCTGATAAATTCGTTGGCCCTGCCGGGCTATTACAAGCATACCGCTTTCTCGCAGACAGCCGCGACCAGGCGACAGCCGAGCGCCTGGATTATCTGGAAGACCCCTACCGCCTGTTCCGCTGCCATTCCATCATGAATTGCGTGGACGTATGCCCCAAGGAATTGAATCCCACCAGCGCCATCGGGCGGATCAAAGACATGATGGTTAAGAGAACGGTATGA